In Zalophus californianus isolate mZalCal1 chromosome 4, mZalCal1.pri.v2, whole genome shotgun sequence, the following proteins share a genomic window:
- the STX12 gene encoding syntaxin-12 isoform X3 produces MSQLGTKQDSSKLQENLQQLQHSTNQLAKETNELLKELGSLPLPLSASEQRQQKLQKERLMNDFSAALNNFQAVQRRVSEKEKESIARARAGSRLSAEERQREEQLVSFDGHEDWNQMQSQEDEVAITEQDLELIKERETAIRQLEADILDVNQIFKDLAMMIHDQGDLIDSIEANVESSEVHVERAADQLQRAAYYQKKSRKKICILVLVLSVIIVILVLIIWQIYK; encoded by the exons ATGAGCCAACTAGGAACTAAGCAGGACTCAAGCAAACTACAGGAAAATCT GCAACAGTTACAGCACTCTACAAATCAGCTCGCcaaggaaacaaatgaactaCTGAAGGAATTAGGGTCCTTGCCTCTTCCCTTATCTGCTTCAGAACAG CGCCAGCAAAAACTTCAGAAAGAACGTCTCATGAATGACTTCTCTGCAGCCTTAAACAACTTCCAGGCTGTTCAGAGAAGGgtatctgaaaaggaaaaggagagcatTGCCAGAGCAAGAGCTGGATCTCGTCTCTCG GCggaggagaggcaaagagaggagCAGCTCGTCTCATTTGATGG CCATGAGGATTGGAACCAGATGCAGAGCCAGGAGGATGAGGTGGCCATCACCGAACAGGATCTGGAActtattaaagagagagaaacagcaattCGGCAGCTGGAG GCTGACATTTTGGATGtcaatcaaatatttaaagatttggCCATGATGATCCATGATCAAGGTGATCTAATTG ACAGCATAGAAGCCAATGTGGAAAGCTCAGAGGTACATGTAGAGAGAGCCGCTGATCAGTTACAGCGGGCTGCCTACTATCAG AAAAAATCCCGCAAGAAGATCTGTATCCTGGTGCTTGTCCTGTCTGTGATTATTGTCATCTTGGTACTTATTATCTGGCAAATTTATAAATGA